The Lycium barbarum isolate Lr01 chromosome 10, ASM1917538v2, whole genome shotgun sequence genome includes a region encoding these proteins:
- the LOC132612772 gene encoding protein NODULATION SIGNALING PATHWAY 2-like, whose product MECENFQPSSINPFLEYSNLETTFPWQIPSISPPCSIQDFVTVVSDVDILDYFPNGFDFINGDVDSPLQNSQQLSLFSSPQQVVRGDTESSTEGQKLRVCNPPLSVCNPRLKFLQDQLMEETSVTDLLLMGAEAIEAGNVDLASIIILSLNTILSDQENKENSPVKRLALYFTQGLLCKTLNSSHELLNENHYQPSLSMTAFQMLQEISPYVKFAHFTANQAILEATKGSQQVHILDFDIMEGIQWPPLMVDLVERGDSNLSLRITAVVGDKNNSFHVQRTGKRLQEFADSINFPFMFDQVLLEDLEKIQVEGHNNLIANVMIHQLHMPQRGSSLVKAFFNGLRRLSPKIVVLVEEELFNLTKIPSMSFVEFFCEALHHYTTISDSILRGFGGGYKLALRVIEKEFLGVRILDSLRQFPCEKLEREKWSEGLYSLKGFRQIPMSSSNVRQGKHLVSLFSGGYWVQHEHCKLTLCWKSRPLTSASIWVPTSSSPSPSSSISF is encoded by the coding sequence ATGGAGTGTGAGAATTTTCAGCCAAGTTCCATTAATCCATTTCTTGAATATAGCAACTTAGAAACCACATTTCCTTGGCAAATTCCTAGTATTAGCCCTCCATGTTCCATCCAAGATTTTGTGACAGTTGTTAGTGATGTTGACATACTAGACTATTTCCCAAATGGCTTTGATTTCATCAATGGAGATGTCGACTCCCCCCTTCAAAACTCTCAACAATTGTCCTTATTTTCAAGTCCACAACAAGTTGTTCGGGGAGATACTGAATCTTCGACAGAGGGTCAAAAATTACGTGTGTGCAATCCCCCTCTCAGTGTGTGCAATCCCCGTCTCAAATTCCTTCAAGATCAGCTCATGGAGGAAACAAGTGTAACTGATCTTCTTCTCATGGGAGCTGAAGCTATTGAAGCTGGAAATGTTGATCTTGCTTCTATAATTATCTTGAGTCTAAATACAATCCTTTCTgatcaagaaaataaagaaaattccCCTGTTAAAAGACTGGCTTTGTATTTCACACAAGGCTTGTTATGCAAGACCTTGAATAGTTCACATGAATTGTTGAATGAGAATCACTATCAACCATCGCTTTCAATGACCGCATTTCAAATGCTTCAAGAAATCTCCCCTTATGTGAAATTCGCTCATTTCACCGCGAATCAAGCGATTCTTGAAGCCACAAAAGGAAGCCAACAAGTTCATATATTGGATTTTGACATCATGGAAGGCATCCAATGGCCTCCATTGATGGTTGATTTGGTTGAAAGAGGAGATTCAAATTTGTCTCTAAGAATCACAGCAGTTGTTGGTGACAAGAATAATTCATTCCATGTACAAAGAACAGGCAAAAGACTCCAAGAATTTGCCGATTCTATCAATTTTCCTTTCATGTTTGATCAAGTTCTCTTAGAGGACTTAGAAAAAATTCAAGTTGAGGGTCATAACAACTTAATAGCAAATGTTATGATCCACCAACTACACATGCCACAAAGGGGAAGTTCATTAGTCAAGGCTTTTTTCAATGGACTAAGAAGATTGTCCCCTAAAATTGTGGTTTTAGTTGAAGAAGAACTCTTCAATTTGACTAAAATCCCATCCATGTCCTTTGTTGAATTCTTTTGTGAGGCTCTACACCATTACACCACAATATCTGATTCAATTCTTAGAGGGTTTGGTGGAGGATACAAGTTAGCATTAAGGGTCATTGAAAAGGAATTCTTGGGAGTTAGAATTTTGGACTCTTTAAGACAATTCCCTTGTGAGAAATTAGAAAGAGAAAAATGGAGTGAAGGGCTTTATTCTTTAAAAGGTTTTCGGCAAATTCCAATGAGTTCAAGTAATGTGAGACAAGGTAAGCACTTGGTGAGTTTGTTTAGTGGAGGGTATTGGGTGCAACATGAGCATTGCAAATTGACTTTGTGCTGGAAATCAAGGCCTTTGACAAGTGCTTCCATTTGGGTTCCCACATCATCAAGTCCCAGTCCTTCAAGTTCAAtatcgttttaa